The Erwinia billingiae Eb661 nucleotide sequence TCGATCATTTGACCAACGGCCGGATTGGCTGGAATATCGTCACTTCAATGCTGGATTCAGCGGCTCGCAACCTCGGACTGACCCGGCAAATTTCCCATGACGAACGCTACGATCGCGCGGAAGAGTTTCTGCAGGTCACCGGCAAGTTATGGGAAGGGTCCTGGGAAGACGACGCGGTGCGGAATAACAAACGGCAGGGGGTGTATACCGACCCGCGCAAGGTGCATCCGATCGCGCACCAGGGCCGCTATTATCAGGTGCCGGATGCGCACCTCAGCGAGCCCAGTCCACAACGCACGCCGGTGCTGCTGCAAGCGGGCACCTCATCGCGCGGCAGCCACTTTGCCGCGAAACATGCCGAAGTCATTTTTATGGCCGGGCTGACCGCCGAGGCGATCCGCAACGATATTGCGCTTATTCGCACGCTGGCGGCGGAGTACGGGCGCGATCCCGCCTCGCTGCGCTTTATTGCGGCGGTCACCGTGGTCACCGGGGAAAACGATGCGCAGGCCCAGGCGCGCTATGAGGATTTCCAGCACTACATCAGTGAAGAGGCGGCGCTGGCGCTGTTCTCCGCCTGGACCGGCGTTGACTGGTCGGCGTTCGATTTGGATCGTCCGCTGGAGTATATCGAAACCGATGCCTGCCGTTCCGCGCTGGCCAGCCTGACCCGAATTGACGCAGGCCGACAGTGGACGCTGCGGGAAGCGGCAGGTTACATCGCCATTGGTGGCCTGCATCCGACGCTGGTCGGCGGCGCGGCCACCATCGCCGATCGGCTTGAGCAGTTTGCGGCTGAATCCGGCGTCGATGGTTTTAATATCGGTTATGCGATCAGTCCCGGCAGCTTTGAAGATTTCGTCCACTATGTGGTGCCTGAACTCGCGGCGCGCGGCAGGATCGCCGCCAGACCGGCCACGCCCTTAACGCTGCGTGAGCGGTTACAGGGCGAAGGGCAATCAAGGCTGCCGGACGATCATCCCATCAGCCAGTACCGTCATAACCGCTCTGAACCCGGCTAACCCTGCTTTCCTGTGCCAGGCTTAACAGCGATGCATAGCATAAGACATCGCCTGAGACCTTAAGGAGAACCAATGAAAAAGATGCTGGCACTGGCCGCATTACTGGCTTTTAGCAGCCACACGATGGCCGCAGAGGGCGGATATAAAACCGGCGAAGCGCCACCGCCACCGCAGCAGAAAGATGCGGGTAAAAAAGGCACCGAAGATACCGCCGAAAGCACGGTCGCCTCACTGGCGGATCAACGATTAAATGCCTGGGTGACGCTGGAAGGATTTTTGATTAAGAAAACCGGGGCGGAAACCTTCGATTTCCGGGATGACAGCGGCACCATCCGCGTCACCGTGCCGCAAAGCGCCTGGAAAGGTAAAGAGTACAGCGCCAAAGATCTGGTCCGCCTGAGCGGCTATGTGAAAGGTCAGGGCAAATCCCGCCATGTCCAGGCGCAACAGATCAAAGCGCCGTAAGTTCACTATTTCACAGCTCCTGCCGGACAGGGGCTTTTTTCCGTTTCCTCACGCCGCTTGAAAACCATAATTAGCCTGAAGCTCGAACCATCCCCTTTTATTACCCGTGTGCCATTTAACTGGCCATGAAAACCCCACCCCAAATACAGCAAACCGCATTGCTTAATCTGTTTCAGGCAAAGCTTTGCCGAAAATAAAATAACCGAATTTTGCCGTGTTAATTACGTCAACTTCAATCTGCTTGCGAGGTAAATGGCGTATTGCCATTTTATCACTACATATTTCACTTTTTGTTGTTTTACCTGTTCGCATTGCCACGCCACACTCAGTGGCAATTAGACGTGAAAAGGAATGGGTGAATGGCATATCGACTGAGTCTGTTAGATAAATCACCGGTTGCACCGGGTGAAACGCCGGGCGCAGCCCTGCAGCGCACGCTGCAACTGGCTCAGCAGGCGGAAGCCTGGGGCTTTCATCGTTTCTGGCTGGCTGAACACCATAATACCCGTCATCTGGCTGGGCCTTCGCCAGAAGTATTAATTGCGTGGATTATCGCCCAGACCCGACATATTCGCGTCGGCTCTGGCGGCGTGATGTTGCAGCATTACAGCCCGTATAAAGTTGCCGAGAATTTTAATTTACTCGCCTCACTGGCGCCCGGTCGAATTGATCTTGGCGTCGGTAAAGCGCCCGGTGGATTACCCCTTTCGACCCATGCATTACAGCAAGGCGTTCATGCTGACGAAAAGGGCAGCTTTGCCGAACAGTTGAGCTTACTGGATAACTGGTTGCAAACCCCATCGCCGGGTGATGAAGCCGATGAGGAAACGCTGAATGCCACGCCGCTGCCGTTAAAACCGGTGTCCCGCTTTTTGTTGGGGGCCAGTGAAGAGAGTGCGCGGCTGGCGGCTGAGCTGAACTGGCAGTTTGTCTTCGCGGCGCATATCAACGGCGACAGAAAGCAGCTGGAAAACGCGTTAAACACCTATGCACGCTTAAGCCAGGGACAGAAAGCGCTGGTGGCGGTGCAGGTGGTGGCGGCGGACTCGCCGGCGCAGGCCGAGCTGCTGGTCTCCGGCATGAAGCAGTTCCACGTGCAGGTCAAAAACGGTCCCGGCGTTAATGTTGCCAGCCTTGAACAGGCGGAACGCTATATACGACAGGGCGGCTTTACCGATTACCTGATCGAACCGCGCACGCCATCGCTGCTGAAAGGCACCGCCGCGCAGGTTCATGCGCAGTTTGAAGCGCTCCATCAGAACTTTGGCATTGATGAATTCATCATCGATACACCGATCGTCGATGCCGCAGCGCGACGAAACTCGCTGGAACTGCTGGCGACCCATCATCTGATCGCGGCCTGAAACGTGCAGCGGAGGTTTACCTTGAAGCCAAATGAAGCACAGCTGATTGAATGGCGTCGCGAATTGCACACCTGGCCGGAGCTGTCCGGCAAAGAGTTTGCCACCACCCGACGCCTGCGTGAATGGTTGCAGAATGCCGGCATCAGGCTGCTGGAAACGGCGCTGGAAACCGGCGTTGTGGCGGAAATCGGTGAGGGTGAACCGCTGATTGCGCTGCGTGCGGACATCGATGCGTTACCGATTTTTGAAACCAGCGGCGTGCGTTTTCACTCGCGGGAAGCGGGCGTGATGCATGCCTGCGGTCATGACCTGCACAGCGCGGTGATGCTCGGTGCCGCGCTGGAGCTGAAGGCCAATGAAGCGCAGCTGAAAGGCCGGGTACGCATCCTGTTTCAACCGGCGGAAGAGATCGCCGTCGGGGCAAAGCAACTGATCGCCGCCGGACTGCTCGACGGCGTGCAGGCGATTTTCGGCATGCATAACGAGCCGGGCCTGCCGGTCGGCACCTTTGCCACGCGCAGCGGCGCGTTTTATGCCAACGCCGACAAATTTATTATTCGGGTGACCGGCAAAGGCGCGCACGCCGCCCATCCCGAACAGGGGGTTGATGCGATTGTCGTCGCCAGCCAGATTATTCAGGGGCTGCAAGGGCTGACCAGCCGCAGCTTCAATACCCTCGACAGCCTGGTGCTGAGCATTACCCGCATTGACGGCGGAAAAACCTGGAACGTGCTGCCAGCGGGCGTCGAATTTGGTGGCACCGCACGGACCCACGATCTGCAGGTGCGCGCAGAGCTGGAAGCCCGCGTGCGCCAGCTGGTGGAAAGCTACGCGCTGGCCAGCGGCGCAGAAGCCACCCTGAGCTGGCATGCCGGCCCGCCGGTGCTGGTGAACGATGCGGACTGGGCGCAGTTCAGCGCGCAAGTCGCTGAGCAGGCCGGTTACCGGGTGCTGAATGCCGATCTGCATCTGGGGGGCGAAGACTTTGCCTTCTATCTGCAACAGGTGCCAGGCGCTTTTGTCAGCATCGGCAGCGCCAGCGAATATGGCCTGCATCACGGCAGCTTCAATCCTGACGAGGCGTCTATCGCCCCGGCCTCACACTATTTCGCGCTACTGGCGCAGCAGGCGTTGCAACAGCTTAACGCCCGATGTTGTACGCCCCTGACCGAAACGCACTAAATCCCCGATTAACGCCTGAGCGGGAGGATCACCGTCCTCCCGTCCGGCACCGCTATCGCTAAAAAAGAGAGAACATTATGACCCGTAGACAGCTTCGACTGGGCACTATTCTGCACGGCGCATCTGGCAATATGTCCGCATGGCGCCATCCGGCGGCGCAGGCAGATGCCAGCATCAACATTGATTACGCCAAAAAAATCGCCCGTAAAGCCGAGCAGGGCAAGCTGGACTTCCTGTTTGTCGCCGACGGTCTGTTTATCAACGAAAAGTCGATCCCGCACTTCCTCAATCGCTTTGAGCCGCTAACGCTGTTGTCCGCACTGGCGGGCGCCACCGAGCATCTGGGGCTGGTGGGAACGGTTTCCACCTCTTACAGCGAACCCTTTACCGTCGCCCGACAGTTTGCCAGCCTCGATCACCTGAGCGGCGGTCGCGCCGGCTGGAACGTGGTCACTTCGCCGCTGGAAGGCTCGGCAAAGAACTTCTCGCGCCAGCAGCACCCGGAACACGCGCTGCGCTACCGCATTGCGGATGAATATCTGCAGGTGGTGAAAGGGCTGTGGGATTCCTGGGAAGAGGGCGCGTTTGTGCGCAACAAGGAGAGCGGTCAGTTCTTCGATCCGCAGAAACTGCACACGCCAAATCACCACGGCGATTTCTTCCAGGTGCAGGGCCCGCTGAACATTGAGCGCACGCCGCAGGGCCGTCCGGTGATCTTCCAGGCCGGCGCGTCTGAAGATGGTCGCAAGCTGGCCGCCCGCCATGCTGATGCCATCTTTACCCATCAACCGACCCGTGAAGAGGCGCAGGCTTTTTACCGCGATGTGAAAAATCAGGTGGTGCAGAACGGCCGTCAGGCGGATGAGCTGCATATTTTCCAGGGCGTCAGCGTGATTGTCGGTAACGATGCGCAGGATGTTGAGGATCAGTATCAGGCCACCGCCGCGCTGGTGTCGATCAAAGATGCGCTGAACTATCTGGGGCGTTTCTTCGACCATCATGACTTCTCGCAATACCCGCTGGATGAGCCGTTCCCGGAGCTGGGCGAGATTGGCCAGAACAGCTTCCGCAGCACCACCGATGAGATCAAACAGAAAGCCCGTCAGCACGGCCACACCCTGCGTCAGGCCGCGCTGGAATCGGCCACGCCGCGTCCGCTGTTCCACGGCACGCCGGAACAGGTCGCCGACGGTTTGCAACTGTGGTTCGACAGCGAAGCGGCCGATGGCTTCATCATCAATGGCGGGACGCCGGATACCTTTGAGCGCTTTGTCGATCGCGTGGTGCCGATCCTGCAGGCAAGAGGCCTGTCACGTAGCGAGTATCCCGGCAAAACCCTGCGCGACAGCTTTGCCCTGAAAAATCCCCTTAATCAGTTCGCTAAATAATAAGAGCCTGAACAATGCAGAAAACTCATACCTTTATCGCCTTACTGTTACTGGCCGCCAGCGGCAGTAGCCTTGCAGATACCACCAATGTGGCGGTTAACGGTCAGCGCGTCAGTCTTGAAGCCAATAAAACCCCGGTCAATACCGAAAAAAATCCGCAGGCGGTCTCGGCATTACCCGCTGGATTCCGCCCGGCGGTTCCCGGCTCCTTTACCGTGGCGGTGGCAGCGCTGAATTCGCCGCCGCTGACGGTGTTTTCCGATGACAACAAAACCCTGCTCGGCAGCGAAGTGGATATCGCCCGTCTGGTGGCCGACAGCCTCGGCCTGAAGCTCAACGTGGTGCCGACTTCCTGGGAAGACTGGCCGCTGGGCGTGGCTTCCGGCAAATATGATGCGGCGATCACCAATATTACCGTCACCAAAGAGCGCAAAGAGAAGTTTGATTTCGCCACCTACCGTAAAGACTCGCTGGGCTTCTACGTCAAAACCAGCAGCCCGATTAAATCGCTGAGCAAAGCGGAAGACATCGCTGGCCTGCGCATCATCGTCGGTTCCGGCACCAACCAGGAAGCGATTCTGCTGGCCTGGGATAAAGAGAACCAGGCGAAAGGGCTGAAGCCGTTTACCCCGGTCTATTCCAAAGATGATGCCGCCCAGACGCTGGCGCTGCAGTCCGGCCGCGCGGATGCCTATTTTGGCCCGAACGTGATTGGTGCCTGGAAAGCGGCGCTGACCGGTAAAACCCGACTGGTCGGCAGCGTCGATGGTGGCTGGCCAAAGGCGGCGCATATCGCGGTGACGCTGAAAAAAGGCAGCGGCCTGGTCGATCCGGTGAATATTGCTTTGAACGGCGTGATGAAGAACGGCGACTACCAAAAGGTGCTGAATCGCTGGGGAGAAGGGGTTGAAGCCATCGACCATTCCGAAATCAACCCACCCGGATTAGGCGACTAAGGAGCCCGCAATGAGCGACAGACAATTCCGCGATGTCTCGCCGGAGGCGCCCGAACTGCAACCGATCCTCACCGGGTTGTTTGGCGAGTATGCCGCGCGCTACGGCGATTACTTTAGCAGTCTGAAAGAGGTGGAGCTGACCGAATGGTATCTGCCGCCGCAGGGGCTGTTTATCGTGCTGGAGAGTGATGGCGAGATCATCGCAATGGGCGCGTATAAGCCGTATGACGCGCAGACGGCTGAGCTGAAGCGCATCTGGACGCGCAGCGATCGGCGTCGTCAGGGGCTGGCGCTGATTGTGGTCAAAGAGCTGGAGCGCCGGGCGATCCTCGCCGGTTACAGCCGCTTTTTCCTCACCACCGGATTCCGTCAGCCCGAAGCCGTGCGCCTGTACAGCGGCCATGGCTACGTGCCGCAGTTCGATCTGAGTGGCGACCTGGAGCGTTACAGCCAGCCGCCGCATGACGGTCGCCTGCGTTTTATTAAAGTGGTCGATGCTGACCGCATCGCCCAGGCCAGTTAAGGAGTGAGCATGGACAAGCAGCTGGAAGTGGTACCGGCCCGGTATCCAGGGCGCATTATCGGGGCGGTGGTCGCCCTGTTTATTCTTGCCGGTGTGGTGCAGTCGGTGGCCTTTAACCCGCGCTGGGAATGGGGCGTGTTTGCCCGCTGGTTCTTCGATCCGGTGATCCTGCACGGGTTGGGCCAGACGCTGCTGCTGACCCTGTTGGGCACGGTGTTCAGCCTGGCGTTCGGCGGCGTGCTGGCACTGGCCAGGCTCTCTTCCTCCTGGTTGCTGAGCAGCCTGGCCTGGGGCTATATCTGGCTGTTCCGTTCACTGCCGCTGATTGTGGTGCTGATCATTCTGTATAACTTCTCGT carries:
- a CDS encoding amidohydrolase, with amino-acid sequence MKPNEAQLIEWRRELHTWPELSGKEFATTRRLREWLQNAGIRLLETALETGVVAEIGEGEPLIALRADIDALPIFETSGVRFHSREAGVMHACGHDLHSAVMLGAALELKANEAQLKGRVRILFQPAEEIAVGAKQLIAAGLLDGVQAIFGMHNEPGLPVGTFATRSGAFYANADKFIIRVTGKGAHAAHPEQGVDAIVVASQIIQGLQGLTSRSFNTLDSLVLSITRIDGGKTWNVLPAGVEFGGTARTHDLQVRAELEARVRQLVESYALASGAEATLSWHAGPPVLVNDADWAQFSAQVAEQAGYRVLNADLHLGGEDFAFYLQQVPGAFVSIGSASEYGLHHGSFNPDEASIAPASHYFALLAQQALQQLNARCCTPLTETH
- a CDS encoding LLM class flavin-dependent oxidoreductase, giving the protein MTDKTPQPFILFGFMMNVVGHISAGLWRHPEDSADRYKDIRYWVEIARLLDDAGFDALFLADALGQLDVYQGNADSALRLAAQMPVNDPLLLVSAMAAATRDLSFGVTVSTTYEHPYLLARKFTTLDHLTNGRIGWNIVTSMLDSAARNLGLTRQISHDERYDRAEEFLQVTGKLWEGSWEDDAVRNNKRQGVYTDPRKVHPIAHQGRYYQVPDAHLSEPSPQRTPVLLQAGTSSRGSHFAAKHAEVIFMAGLTAEAIRNDIALIRTLAAEYGRDPASLRFIAAVTVVTGENDAQAQARYEDFQHYISEEAALALFSAWTGVDWSAFDLDRPLEYIETDACRSALASLTRIDAGRQWTLREAAGYIAIGGLHPTLVGGAATIADRLEQFAAESGVDGFNIGYAISPGSFEDFVHYVVPELAARGRIAARPATPLTLRERLQGEGQSRLPDDHPISQYRHNRSEPG
- a CDS encoding MsnO8 family LLM class oxidoreductase gives rise to the protein MAYRLSLLDKSPVAPGETPGAALQRTLQLAQQAEAWGFHRFWLAEHHNTRHLAGPSPEVLIAWIIAQTRHIRVGSGGVMLQHYSPYKVAENFNLLASLAPGRIDLGVGKAPGGLPLSTHALQQGVHADEKGSFAEQLSLLDNWLQTPSPGDEADEETLNATPLPLKPVSRFLLGASEESARLAAELNWQFVFAAHINGDRKQLENALNTYARLSQGQKALVAVQVVAADSPAQAELLVSGMKQFHVQVKNGPGVNVASLEQAERYIRQGGFTDYLIEPRTPSLLKGTAAQVHAQFEALHQNFGIDEFIIDTPIVDAAARRNSLELLATHHLIAA
- a CDS encoding GNAT family N-acetyltransferase; translated protein: MSDRQFRDVSPEAPELQPILTGLFGEYAARYGDYFSSLKEVELTEWYLPPQGLFIVLESDGEIIAMGAYKPYDAQTAELKRIWTRSDRRRQGLALIVVKELERRAILAGYSRFFLTTGFRQPEAVRLYSGHGYVPQFDLSGDLERYSQPPHDGRLRFIKVVDADRIAQAS
- a CDS encoding LLM class flavin-dependent oxidoreductase codes for the protein MTRRQLRLGTILHGASGNMSAWRHPAAQADASINIDYAKKIARKAEQGKLDFLFVADGLFINEKSIPHFLNRFEPLTLLSALAGATEHLGLVGTVSTSYSEPFTVARQFASLDHLSGGRAGWNVVTSPLEGSAKNFSRQQHPEHALRYRIADEYLQVVKGLWDSWEEGAFVRNKESGQFFDPQKLHTPNHHGDFFQVQGPLNIERTPQGRPVIFQAGASEDGRKLAARHADAIFTHQPTREEAQAFYRDVKNQVVQNGRQADELHIFQGVSVIVGNDAQDVEDQYQATAALVSIKDALNYLGRFFDHHDFSQYPLDEPFPELGEIGQNSFRSTTDEIKQKARQHGHTLRQAALESATPRPLFHGTPEQVADGLQLWFDSEAADGFIINGGTPDTFERFVDRVVPILQARGLSRSEYPGKTLRDSFALKNPLNQFAK
- a CDS encoding ABC transporter substrate-binding protein, with the protein product MQKTHTFIALLLLAASGSSLADTTNVAVNGQRVSLEANKTPVNTEKNPQAVSALPAGFRPAVPGSFTVAVAALNSPPLTVFSDDNKTLLGSEVDIARLVADSLGLKLNVVPTSWEDWPLGVASGKYDAAITNITVTKERKEKFDFATYRKDSLGFYVKTSSPIKSLSKAEDIAGLRIIVGSGTNQEAILLAWDKENQAKGLKPFTPVYSKDDAAQTLALQSGRADAYFGPNVIGAWKAALTGKTRLVGSVDGGWPKAAHIAVTLKKGSGLVDPVNIALNGVMKNGDYQKVLNRWGEGVEAIDHSEINPPGLGD
- a CDS encoding YgiW/YdeI family stress tolerance OB fold protein, producing MKKMLALAALLAFSSHTMAAEGGYKTGEAPPPPQQKDAGKKGTEDTAESTVASLADQRLNAWVTLEGFLIKKTGAETFDFRDDSGTIRVTVPQSAWKGKEYSAKDLVRLSGYVKGQGKSRHVQAQQIKAP